One Theropithecus gelada isolate Dixy chromosome 3, Tgel_1.0, whole genome shotgun sequence genomic window carries:
- the RBM48 gene encoding RNA-binding protein 48, with protein sequence MASSGGELGSLFDHHVQRAVCDTRAKYREGRRPRAVKVYTINLESQYLLIQGVPAVGVMKELVERFALYGAIEQYNALDEYPAEDFTEVYLIKFMNLQSARTAKRKMDEQSFFGGLLHVCYAPEFETVEETRKKLQVRKAYVVKTTENKDHYVTKKKLVTEHKDREDFRQDFHSEMSGFCKAALNTSAGNSNPYLPYSCELPLCYFSSKCMCSSGGHVDRASDSSKDGRNHHKTMGHYNHNDSLQKTQMNTFKNSVAYPGAQKAITSSEAVDRFMPRTTQLQERKRRREDDRKLGTFLETNSGSNEVMIGPLLPDMSKVDMHDDSLNTTANLIRNKLKEVISSVPKRPEDKPEDVHTSHPLKQRRRI encoded by the exons ATGGCGTCCAGCGGTGGGGAGTTAGGGAGTTTATTTGACCACCACGTCCAGAGGGCGGTGTGCGACACGCGGGCCAAATATCGGGAGGGACGACGGCCTCGTGCTGTCAAG GTATATACAATCAATTTGGAATCTCAGTACTTACTAATACAAGGAGTTCCTGCTGTGGGAGTCATGAAGGAATTAGTTGAGCGATTCGCTTTATATGGTGCAATTGAACAGTACAATGCGCTAGATGAATACCCAGCAGAAGACTTTACTGAAGTTTATCTTATTAAATTTATGAACTTACAAAGTGCAAG GACAGCCAAGAGAAAAATGGATGAACAGAGTTTCTTCGGTGGATTGCTTCATGTGTGCTATGCGCCAGAATTTGAAACAGTTGAAGAAACTAGGAAAAAACTACAAGTGCGGAAGGCATATGTAGTAAAAACTACTGAAAATAAAG ACCATTACGTGACAAAGAAGAAATTGGTTACAGAGCATAAAGACAGAGAAGATTTTAGACAAGACTTCCACTCAGAGATGTCTGGATTTTGTAAAGCTGCTTTGAACACTTCTGCAGGGAACTCAAATCCTTATCTTCCGTATTCCTGTGAATTGCCTTTATGTTATTTCTCCTCAAAATGTATGTGTTCATCCGGGGGACATGTGGACAGAGCATCAGACTCCTCTAAGGATGGTAGAAATCATCATAAAACAATGGGGCATTATAACCACAATGACTCTTTGCAGAAAACACAGATGAACACTTTTAAGAACTCAGTGGCCTACCCTGGTGCGCAAAAGGCTATTACGTCTTCAGAGGCAGTTGACAGATTTATGCCTAGGACAACACAACTGCAGGAGcgcaaaagaagaagagaagatgaTCGTAAACTTGGAACTTTTCTTGAAACAAACTCAGGTAGTAATGAGGTTATGATTGGACCTCTGTTACCAGACATGTCTAAAGTGGATATGCACGATGACTCATTGAATACAACTGCGAATTTAATTCGGAATAAACTTAAAGAG gTAATTTCATCTGTGCCAAAGCGTCCAGAGGACAAGCCAGAAGATGTACATACAAGTCATCcattaaaacaaagaagaagaatataG